Proteins found in one Streptomyces sp. NBC_00461 genomic segment:
- a CDS encoding MEDS domain-containing protein: MTRTRPTPTPTPTPTPFDHRMAVYGADDEFVAAAVPFLAEGLGAPDEPPPVAIAAPDKLDLLRDALGGDAKGAVLVPHTEWYTGSAANAVAQGAGYLAAHAGPGGRIHLLMEPVWNGRAGRSVRESAEWIRYEALANLLFAPMATTALCAYDTRTAGKAVVEAARRAHPDTGVYEDPVRLTAELDSAPLPLPPAGAELFRQPHPDAVRGSTAVRGLAPADAELFTEAVIAAAAALGPVIHARLWGEAPACVCELRTARRVGDPLAGFVPPPAPELEPDQGLWFARQVCAYVDVRDDDEGSTVRLQYG, encoded by the coding sequence ATGACCCGCACACGACCCACCCCCACCCCCACCCCCACGCCCACCCCGTTCGACCATCGCATGGCCGTGTACGGAGCGGACGACGAGTTCGTCGCCGCCGCCGTGCCGTTTCTCGCCGAAGGGCTCGGCGCTCCCGACGAACCCCCGCCGGTGGCCATCGCCGCCCCCGACAAACTCGACCTCCTGCGGGACGCGCTCGGCGGCGACGCGAAGGGCGCCGTACTCGTCCCGCACACCGAGTGGTACACGGGCTCGGCCGCCAACGCCGTTGCCCAGGGCGCCGGTTACCTGGCAGCCCACGCCGGCCCCGGCGGCCGTATCCATCTCCTCATGGAACCCGTCTGGAACGGCCGCGCGGGGCGCTCCGTCCGGGAGAGCGCCGAGTGGATCCGCTATGAGGCCCTCGCCAACCTGCTCTTCGCCCCGATGGCGACGACGGCCCTGTGCGCCTACGACACCCGCACCGCAGGCAAGGCCGTCGTCGAGGCGGCCCGCCGCGCGCACCCGGACACCGGCGTCTACGAGGACCCGGTCCGGCTCACGGCGGAACTGGACTCCGCGCCGCTGCCGTTGCCCCCGGCCGGGGCCGAACTGTTCAGGCAGCCGCACCCCGACGCCGTACGCGGGTCGACGGCGGTGCGTGGACTGGCGCCCGCGGACGCGGAGTTGTTCACCGAGGCGGTCATCGCCGCGGCCGCCGCGCTCGGCCCCGTCATCCACGCCCGGCTGTGGGGCGAGGCACCCGCCTGCGTCTGCGAACTGCGCACCGCACGCCGGGTCGGTGATCCGCTGGCGGGCTTCGTCCCCCCGCCCGCACCCGAACTGGAACCGGACCAGGGGCTCTGGTTCGCCCGGCAGGTGTGCGCCTACGTCGACGTCCGGGACGACGACGAGGGGTCGACCGTACGGCTTCAGTACGGGTAA
- a CDS encoding ATP-binding protein, producing the protein MLDLSGTPHPDSDPQFAAYTQPPLRAGHLSVEYDPRPTAVREARAEVRRQLEQWGLTDREDLTDVAELLVSELATNAVLHSASRFRLTLSAAHGVLRCEVYDTGRRTPQVLDAGASESGRGVFLVNALARRWGCHQDGPGKTVWFELGLCAVCG; encoded by the coding sequence ATGCTTGATCTCTCCGGGACCCCCCACCCGGACTCCGACCCGCAATTCGCCGCGTACACCCAACCGCCTTTGCGGGCAGGCCACCTGAGCGTCGAGTACGATCCCCGCCCCACCGCGGTCCGAGAGGCGCGCGCAGAGGTGCGAAGACAGCTGGAGCAGTGGGGCCTGACGGACCGGGAGGACCTCACGGACGTGGCCGAGCTGCTCGTCAGCGAGCTGGCCACCAACGCCGTGCTGCACTCCGCGAGCCGCTTCCGGCTCACCCTGTCCGCCGCGCACGGCGTCCTGCGCTGCGAGGTGTACGACACCGGTCGCCGCACCCCGCAGGTGCTGGACGCCGGCGCCTCGGAGAGCGGCCGCGGGGTGTTCCTGGTGAACGCGCTTGCACGACGCTGGGGGTGCCATCAGGACGGTCCGGGCAAGACGGTGTGGTTCGAGCTCGGCCTGTGCGCGGTCTGCGGGTAG
- a CDS encoding chitinase: MSPRRRSIRLWSGAVTTALALSMAGAAQASAADINNARNSGFESGLANWTCSANSGTTVTSPVHGGTAALKATPAGQDNAQCTQSVAVRPNSTYTLSSWVQGGYAYLGVTGTGTTDVSTWTPDSSSWKQLSTSFTTGSSTTSVTVYTHGWYGQAAYYADDVSVYGPDGGGGSDPAPTVPATPGGLSVPGTTSSSVSLSWNAVSGATGYNVYRNGTKVTAVTGASATVTGLAASTSYSFQVTATNSAGESAKSAAVTGTTTAGGTGGGGALPRHAVTGYWQNFNNGATVQKISDVSSQYDIIAVAFADATTTPGAVTFNLDSAGLGGYTVDQFKADIRAKQAAGKKVIISIGGQNGTVSVSDSTSAANFANSVYSLMQTYGFDGVDIDLENGLNATYMSQALRSLSAKAGSSLIITMAPQTIDMQSTSNSYFQTALNIKDILTVVNMQYYNSGSMLGCDGKVYSQGSVDFLTALACIQLEGGLSPSQVGLGLPASTSGAGSGYVSPTVVNNALDCLTKGSACGTFKPSKTYPDLRGAMTWSTNWDASAGSSWSNAVGPHVHGLP, encoded by the coding sequence ATGTCCCCACGTAGACGATCCATACGACTCTGGTCGGGAGCGGTCACCACCGCTCTCGCCCTGTCCATGGCGGGCGCGGCTCAGGCGTCCGCCGCGGACATCAACAACGCCAGGAACTCCGGCTTCGAGTCGGGCCTGGCCAACTGGACCTGTTCCGCGAACAGCGGCACGACGGTCACCTCCCCCGTCCACGGCGGCACGGCCGCGCTGAAGGCGACGCCGGCCGGGCAGGACAACGCCCAGTGCACCCAGTCGGTGGCCGTCAGGCCCAACTCGACGTACACGCTCAGCTCCTGGGTTCAGGGCGGATACGCGTACCTGGGCGTGACCGGCACGGGCACGACCGACGTCTCGACCTGGACCCCGGACTCGTCGAGCTGGAAACAGCTGTCGACGAGCTTCACCACCGGGTCCTCGACCACGTCGGTGACGGTGTACACCCACGGCTGGTACGGACAGGCCGCCTACTACGCCGACGACGTCTCGGTGTACGGCCCGGACGGCGGCGGTGGCAGTGACCCGGCACCGACGGTTCCGGCCACGCCCGGCGGTCTGTCGGTGCCGGGTACGACATCGTCGTCCGTGTCCCTGTCCTGGAACGCGGTCTCGGGCGCCACGGGCTACAACGTCTACCGCAACGGCACGAAGGTGACGGCGGTGACGGGAGCGTCGGCGACGGTGACGGGGCTCGCGGCCTCCACCTCGTACTCCTTCCAGGTCACGGCGACGAACTCGGCGGGCGAGTCGGCGAAGTCGGCCGCCGTCACCGGGACGACCACGGCCGGCGGCACAGGCGGGGGCGGCGCGCTGCCCAGGCACGCGGTGACCGGCTACTGGCAGAACTTCAACAACGGGGCGACGGTCCAGAAGATCTCGGACGTCTCCTCCCAGTACGACATCATCGCGGTGGCTTTCGCGGACGCCACGACCACGCCGGGTGCCGTGACGTTCAACCTGGACTCGGCGGGCCTGGGCGGCTACACGGTCGACCAGTTCAAGGCGGACATCAGGGCGAAGCAGGCGGCCGGCAAGAAGGTGATCATCTCGATCGGCGGCCAGAACGGCACGGTGTCGGTGAGCGACTCGACCTCGGCGGCGAACTTCGCGAACTCGGTGTACTCGCTGATGCAGACGTACGGCTTCGACGGCGTCGACATCGACCTGGAGAACGGCCTCAACGCGACGTACATGTCACAGGCACTGCGCTCGCTGTCGGCGAAGGCGGGCTCGTCCCTGATCATCACGATGGCGCCGCAGACGATCGACATGCAGTCGACGTCGAACTCCTACTTCCAGACGGCCCTGAACATCAAGGACATCCTCACGGTCGTCAACATGCAGTACTACAACAGCGGTTCGATGCTGGGCTGCGACGGCAAGGTGTACAGCCAGGGGTCGGTCGACTTCCTCACCGCCCTCGCCTGCATCCAGCTCGAAGGAGGCCTCTCCCCCTCCCAGGTCGGCCTGGGCCTGCCGGCCTCGACGAGCGGCGCGGGCAGCGGCTATGTGTCACCGACGGTCGTGAACAACGCCCTGGACTGCCTCACCAAGGGCTCGGCCTGCGGCACCTTCAAGCCGTCGAAGACCTACCCCGACCTGCGAGGCGCGATGACCTGGTCGACGAACTGGGATGCGTCGGCGGGGAGTTCCTGGTCGAACGCGGTGGGGCCGCATGTGCACGGGCTGCCGTAG
- a CDS encoding DUF3592 domain-containing protein — protein MHVPGGGYVVLVLLVALFGAIAVKYARRLVTVARVLRRGVRASGECVRVETEPYNRSDATRHFFAFRTADGTRVEFEDLAGWSTDEGTPVTVTYDPKDPRGTATVAGRGSWSPVLQALALAAGCGMAALGFTVLLCYEAFGGG, from the coding sequence GTGCACGTGCCGGGCGGTGGCTACGTCGTACTCGTGCTGCTCGTCGCGCTCTTCGGCGCGATCGCGGTGAAGTACGCCAGGCGGCTGGTGACCGTGGCACGGGTGCTGCGCCGCGGTGTCCGCGCATCCGGCGAATGCGTCCGCGTGGAGACCGAGCCGTACAACCGCTCGGACGCCACCCGTCACTTCTTCGCCTTCCGTACGGCGGACGGTACGCGAGTCGAGTTCGAGGACCTCGCGGGCTGGTCCACCGATGAGGGCACCCCGGTCACCGTCACCTACGACCCGAAGGATCCGCGGGGGACGGCGACCGTCGCGGGCCGGGGCAGCTGGTCCCCGGTCCTGCAGGCCCTGGCGCTGGCGGCGGGCTGCGGCATGGCGGCGCTGGGCTTCACGGTCCTGCTCTGCTACGAGGCTTTCGGAGGCGGCTGA
- the cpaB gene encoding Flp pilus assembly protein CpaB translates to MNSRQRRGVLLLLLSVLCALGAFAGVLSVISDVKSKVGPEVTAYRVKTNVAPYAELKTGQFEKIKMPKRWLSANAVTSLREIQGKIAVTTLRAGSLLQSDMIVNQPALQPGQQEVAIMIDAATGVAGKITPGSTVNVYATFAGEREGDPAQSKIIVTNAKVLDVGEIKALDPSESDKNQQQPTDAVPITFALSTIDAQRITYAESFAQRVRLALVAPGSDTTVPDRDRTYQLAKDK, encoded by the coding sequence ATGAACTCCCGTCAGCGCCGCGGCGTGCTACTCCTGCTCCTGTCGGTCCTCTGCGCCCTCGGCGCGTTCGCCGGCGTCCTCTCCGTCATCAGCGACGTGAAGTCCAAGGTCGGCCCGGAGGTCACGGCCTACCGGGTCAAGACCAACGTGGCGCCCTACGCCGAGCTGAAGACGGGCCAGTTCGAGAAGATCAAGATGCCCAAGCGCTGGCTGTCGGCGAACGCGGTCACCAGTCTCCGCGAGATCCAGGGCAAGATCGCCGTCACCACTCTGCGGGCGGGCTCCCTGCTGCAGAGCGACATGATCGTGAACCAGCCCGCCCTGCAGCCCGGGCAGCAGGAGGTCGCCATCATGATCGATGCGGCGACCGGTGTCGCCGGCAAGATCACGCCGGGCTCCACCGTCAACGTGTACGCCACCTTTGCGGGCGAGCGGGAGGGTGACCCCGCCCAGTCCAAGATCATCGTAACGAACGCGAAGGTCCTGGACGTAGGCGAGATCAAGGCACTGGACCCGAGCGAGAGCGACAAGAACCAGCAGCAGCCCACCGACGCCGTACCGATCACCTTCGCCCTCTCCACCATCGACGCCCAGCGCATCACGTACGCGGAGTCGTTCGCCCAACGGGTCCGGCTCGCGCTGGTGGCGCCCGGCAGCGACACCACGGTTCCCGACAGGGACCGGACGTACCAGCTCGCGAAGGACAAGTGA
- a CDS encoding AAA family ATPase, producing the protein MPTRILPAVGDADAVRSITTLLSQLPDAEPVAPVGDSTQLIDTLARLAAESVDELPEVVVVHERIGPVPALELIREVALRFPAVGVILVTSDASPGLFQAAMDYGARGLAALPLSYEELASRVQAVAQWSVGVRRHLGSGGDVFTGVGGTVVTVSGAKGGVGATLTSIQLALAAQASGRSTALVDMDLQAGDVASYLDVQFRRSVVDLAAITDISPRVLADAVFRHDTGLALLLAPGEGERGEEVTDRAARQIVSALRSRYEVVVIDCGAQLGGAGAAAVEMADRALLVTTPDVVAVRGAKRTVRMWDRLQIRKAEETTVVVNRHTRGTEIQPPLIQKITGTAVAGTAIPANFKELQGAVDAGRIHELDSKSVVKQALWALAGELGLVKAVEGAHKGGRLRGDRGSVNFRRRKESGG; encoded by the coding sequence ATGCCCACGAGGATCCTCCCGGCAGTCGGTGACGCGGACGCGGTCCGGTCCATCACCACACTGCTCAGCCAGCTCCCGGACGCCGAACCGGTGGCTCCGGTCGGCGACTCGACCCAGCTCATCGACACCCTCGCGCGCCTCGCCGCCGAGTCGGTCGACGAACTGCCCGAGGTCGTGGTGGTGCACGAGCGGATCGGCCCGGTGCCGGCACTGGAGCTGATCCGTGAAGTCGCCCTGCGCTTCCCGGCGGTGGGCGTCATCCTCGTCACGTCGGACGCGAGCCCCGGCCTGTTCCAGGCGGCGATGGACTACGGCGCGCGGGGACTGGCCGCGCTCCCGCTGAGCTACGAGGAGCTGGCCAGCCGCGTCCAGGCCGTCGCCCAGTGGTCGGTGGGCGTACGGCGCCATCTCGGCTCCGGGGGCGACGTCTTCACCGGCGTCGGCGGCACGGTCGTCACGGTGAGCGGGGCCAAGGGCGGCGTGGGAGCGACCCTCACCTCCATCCAACTCGCGCTGGCGGCACAGGCGTCGGGACGCAGCACCGCACTCGTGGACATGGATCTGCAGGCGGGCGACGTGGCCTCGTATCTGGACGTCCAGTTCCGTCGCTCGGTGGTGGACCTGGCGGCGATCACGGACATCTCGCCGAGAGTGCTCGCGGACGCCGTCTTCCGGCACGACACGGGCCTTGCCCTGCTGCTCGCACCGGGCGAGGGCGAGCGCGGCGAAGAGGTGACGGACCGGGCGGCCCGCCAGATCGTCAGCGCCCTGCGCTCCCGCTACGAGGTCGTCGTCATCGACTGCGGCGCGCAGCTCGGCGGGGCGGGCGCGGCGGCGGTGGAGATGGCCGACCGCGCGCTGCTGGTCACGACACCGGACGTGGTCGCGGTGCGCGGCGCAAAGCGGACGGTGCGGATGTGGGACCGGCTCCAGATCCGCAAGGCGGAGGAGACGACGGTGGTCGTCAACCGGCACACGCGCGGCACGGAGATCCAGCCGCCGCTCATCCAGAAGATCACGGGAACGGCGGTCGCCGGCACCGCGATCCCCGCCAACTTCAAGGAGTTGCAGGGGGCGGTGGACGCGGGACGCATCCACGAACTGGACAGCAAGAGCGTGGTGAAGCAGGCGCTGTGGGCGCTGGCCGGGGAGCTGGGGCTGGTGAAGGCGGTCGAGGGGGCGCACAAGGGCGGGCGGCTCAGGGGGGACCGGGGGTCGGTGAACTTTCGGCGGCGCAAGGAGAGCGGGGGATAG
- a CDS encoding pilus assembly protein, protein MRALRGDRDRGDRDSGQVTIELLGMTPTIIVTLVVLWQLVLVGYAFTLAGNAADEAVRAGTAAEYDRDAKCRAAGLDKLSGAWKEGATAGCGGFGTGYVTSDVSIKVPVLFPGTISFPFNVKGHAGAVEEAKN, encoded by the coding sequence ATGCGGGCCTTGCGGGGAGACAGGGATCGGGGAGACCGGGACAGCGGCCAGGTCACGATCGAGTTGCTCGGCATGACGCCGACGATCATCGTGACACTGGTGGTGCTGTGGCAGCTCGTGCTGGTGGGGTACGCGTTCACGCTCGCGGGGAATGCTGCGGACGAGGCGGTGCGGGCGGGGACGGCGGCCGAGTACGACCGCGACGCGAAGTGCAGGGCTGCGGGCCTGGACAAGTTGTCGGGCGCGTGGAAGGAGGGCGCGACAGCGGGGTGTGGCGGGTTCGGCACCGGCTACGTCACCTCGGACGTCAGCATCAAGGTCCCCGTTCTCTTCCCCGGCACCATCAGCTTCCCGTTCAACGTGAAGGGCCACGCGGGCGCCGTAGAGGAGGCGAAGAACTGA
- a CDS encoding TadE family protein produces the protein MSYGRRGRGRVRGSGRDRGQVAIEYLGFLPILLLVAMAAVQLGLIAYTAQQAGTAARTGARSASLRDDYGQDCRNAVSGFLADGTNCQAAFGGDDVTVTSTVQIPSIVPFWSFDPAHKTATMPLDH, from the coding sequence ATGTCGTACGGCAGGAGAGGCCGCGGCCGAGTCCGAGGCAGCGGCCGAGACCGCGGCCAAGTCGCCATCGAATACCTGGGGTTCCTTCCCATCCTGCTCCTGGTCGCGATGGCCGCCGTGCAGCTCGGTCTGATCGCCTACACCGCGCAGCAGGCCGGCACCGCGGCCCGCACCGGGGCGCGCAGTGCCTCGCTGCGGGACGACTACGGGCAGGACTGCCGGAACGCGGTCAGCGGTTTCCTGGCCGACGGCACGAACTGCCAGGCCGCGTTCGGAGGCGACGACGTCACCGTCACCTCCACCGTGCAGATCCCGTCGATCGTCCCCTTCTGGAGCTTCGACCCGGCCCACAAGACCGCCACCATGCCTCTCGACCACTGA
- a CDS encoding CpaF family protein: MSLRARINSPEENGHRSEDGHMVASYRAKLLEEIDLAEMSALAAAERRARLERVLGHILSREGPVLSTVERSQLIRRVVDEALGLGILEPLLEDASITEIMVNGPDAIFVERGGRVEQLPLRFPSHDQLMQTIERIVSTVNRRVDESNPMVDARLPSGERVNVIIPPLSLTGATLTIRRFPRSFTLQEMIGFGSLDEPMLYLLAGLVQAKFNVIVSGATGTGKTTLLNALSGLIPGGERIITIEDSAELQLQQAHVIRLESRPPNVEGKGQVSIRDLVRNSLRMRPDRIVVGEVRGGESLDMLQAMSTGHDGSLATVHANSAEDALMRLKTLASMSEVEIPFEALHDQINSAIDVIIQLTRFADGARRITEVALLDSHGSEPYRLATVARFNARPMAADGRIYGAFEYYPLPRRAADRLYMASQPVPQAFGVAQSADQLATREAR, translated from the coding sequence ATGAGCCTGCGGGCACGTATCAACTCCCCCGAGGAGAACGGCCATCGGAGCGAGGACGGCCACATGGTCGCCTCGTACCGGGCCAAGCTCCTGGAGGAGATCGACCTCGCGGAGATGAGCGCGCTGGCCGCTGCGGAGCGGCGCGCCCGTCTTGAGCGGGTGCTCGGGCACATCCTCAGCCGTGAGGGCCCGGTGCTGTCGACGGTCGAGCGCTCGCAGCTGATCCGCAGGGTCGTCGACGAGGCCCTCGGCCTCGGCATCCTCGAACCGCTCCTCGAAGACGCCTCGATCACCGAGATCATGGTCAACGGCCCCGACGCGATCTTCGTCGAACGAGGCGGCAGGGTCGAGCAGTTGCCCCTCCGCTTCCCCTCCCACGACCAGCTGATGCAGACCATCGAGCGGATCGTCTCGACGGTCAACCGGCGGGTGGACGAGTCGAATCCGATGGTGGACGCGCGCCTGCCGTCCGGCGAGCGCGTGAACGTGATCATCCCTCCGCTGTCCCTCACCGGCGCGACCCTCACCATCCGCCGCTTCCCCCGCTCCTTCACGCTCCAGGAGATGATCGGCTTCGGCTCGCTGGACGAGCCCATGCTGTACCTGCTGGCGGGGCTGGTGCAGGCGAAGTTCAACGTGATCGTGTCGGGCGCGACCGGCACCGGAAAGACGACCCTCCTCAACGCCCTCTCCGGACTGATCCCGGGAGGCGAACGCATCATCACCATCGAGGACTCCGCCGAACTCCAGCTGCAGCAGGCGCACGTCATCCGCCTGGAGTCCCGGCCCCCGAACGTCGAGGGCAAGGGCCAGGTCTCCATCCGCGACCTGGTCCGCAACTCACTGCGTATGCGCCCCGACCGCATCGTCGTCGGTGAGGTCCGTGGCGGCGAGTCCCTCGACATGCTCCAGGCGATGTCGACGGGCCACGACGGATCCCTCGCCACCGTGCACGCCAACAGCGCGGAGGACGCGCTGATGAGGCTGAAGACCCTGGCTTCGATGTCCGAGGTCGAGATCCCCTTCGAGGCACTGCACGACCAGATCAACAGCGCGATCGACGTGATCATCCAGCTCACCCGCTTCGCCGACGGCGCCCGCCGCATCACCGAGGTCGCGCTCCTCGACAGCCACGGCAGCGAGCCGTACCGGCTGGCGACGGTGGCCCGGTTCAACGCCCGGCCGATGGCCGCCGACGGCCGTATCTACGGCGCCTTCGAGTACTACCCGCTCCCACGCCGAGCCGCGGACCGCCTCTACATGGCGAGCCAGCCCGTCCCCCAGGCATTCGGCGTCGCCCAGTCCGCAGACCAACTCGCCACCCGAGAAGCCAGGTAG
- a CDS encoding type II secretion system F family protein, which produces MDLQTLVTLTTGITLLTCVLAVMGLHAYATGKAQRQALVDRLSATGQIQVGGRRRRFRSLDRRLRRTKLGKKLELRLAATGLDITPGEFFVYMLATVAGLWLIGQASLAPFFGPIAGLLGIWVAVQFLNWQRQKRIEKFINQLPELARILANATQAGLALRTAVGMAAEELEAPAGEELGKVANQLAVGASMDDALGELAERLPSRELVVLVTTLVLSNRAGGQVVSALRNLTETLEERKETRREVRTQLSQVNMTSYAVPVLGVGSLFLMNGVKDGALERMTGSPIGQGAVIIAFSLYAVGFILIRRMSRIDV; this is translated from the coding sequence ATGGATCTGCAAACCCTAGTCACGCTCACCACCGGCATCACCCTGCTGACCTGCGTACTGGCGGTCATGGGCCTGCACGCGTACGCCACCGGCAAGGCCCAGCGCCAGGCTCTGGTCGACCGTCTCTCGGCCACCGGCCAGATCCAGGTCGGCGGCCGTCGCCGCCGCTTCCGCAGCCTGGACCGCCGACTTCGCCGTACGAAGCTGGGCAAGAAGCTGGAACTGCGGCTGGCGGCAACGGGCCTGGACATCACACCGGGCGAGTTCTTCGTCTACATGCTCGCGACGGTGGCGGGCCTGTGGCTGATCGGGCAGGCATCCCTGGCACCCTTCTTCGGCCCGATCGCCGGACTGCTGGGCATCTGGGTGGCGGTGCAGTTCCTCAACTGGCAGCGGCAGAAGCGCATCGAGAAGTTCATCAACCAACTCCCCGAACTGGCACGGATCCTGGCGAACGCCACCCAGGCCGGGCTGGCGCTGCGTACGGCCGTGGGGATGGCGGCGGAGGAACTGGAGGCACCCGCCGGTGAGGAACTCGGCAAGGTGGCCAACCAGTTGGCGGTCGGCGCGTCGATGGACGACGCGCTGGGAGAGCTGGCGGAGCGCCTGCCCTCGCGTGAGCTGGTCGTCCTCGTCACCACCCTGGTGCTGTCGAACCGGGCCGGCGGACAGGTGGTCAGCGCCCTGCGGAACCTGACGGAGACGCTGGAGGAGCGGAAGGAGACCCGCCGCGAGGTCCGCACCCAGCTCTCCCAGGTGAACATGACGTCGTACGCGGTGCCGGTGCTGGGCGTCGGTTCGCTCTTCCTCATGAACGGCGTCAAGGACGGCGCCCTGGAGCGCATGACCGGCTCCCCGATCGGCCAGGGCGCGGTGATCATCGCCTTCTCGCTCTACGCGGTCGGCTTCATCCTCATCCGCCGTATGTCCCGTATCGACGTCTGA
- a CDS encoding DUF5936 domain-containing protein, whose protein sequence is MGLLLALVMGLSVWGVFAGIRMYRADARLPGDLALALEVGATRTGAVDSLVDRLGMRYAPSVLRLMGPKMVAKYRRKIDLAGNPGGLTIDRYAARRAVYGFLGGVGGLVFLMKGNFIVAVILFAFGAFWTEVGIWSAIRIRKDVIERTLPDFLDVLAVVVSAGLGFRQALDRVASKYEGPWADELRITLRQMDLGMSRRQAFAELRRRNDSEQVAMFVTALQQGEELGAPIVDTLVSLAKDMRRTDAQNARRKAARAVPKATMMITTFMVPATMILLGAGLILGSGTDFGSLTGK, encoded by the coding sequence ATGGGACTTCTGCTCGCACTGGTGATGGGCCTCAGCGTGTGGGGCGTCTTCGCCGGCATCCGTATGTACCGGGCGGACGCCCGGCTGCCCGGCGACCTGGCGCTGGCCCTGGAGGTCGGCGCCACCCGCACCGGCGCGGTCGACTCGCTCGTCGACCGCCTCGGCATGCGGTACGCGCCCTCCGTCCTGCGCCTGATGGGCCCCAAGATGGTCGCCAAGTACCGCCGCAAGATCGACCTCGCGGGAAACCCGGGCGGACTGACCATCGACCGCTACGCGGCCCGCCGCGCGGTCTACGGCTTCCTGGGCGGCGTGGGGGGACTCGTCTTCCTGATGAAGGGCAACTTCATCGTCGCCGTCATCCTGTTCGCGTTCGGCGCGTTCTGGACGGAGGTCGGCATCTGGTCGGCGATCCGCATCCGCAAGGACGTCATCGAGCGCACGCTGCCGGACTTCCTCGACGTGCTCGCGGTCGTGGTCAGCGCGGGGCTCGGCTTCCGCCAGGCACTGGACCGCGTCGCTTCGAAGTACGAGGGCCCCTGGGCGGACGAACTCCGCATCACCCTGCGCCAGATGGACCTCGGCATGAGCCGCCGCCAGGCCTTCGCCGAGCTGCGCCGCAGGAACGACTCCGAACAGGTGGCGATGTTCGTGACGGCGCTGCAGCAGGGCGAGGAACTGGGCGCGCCGATCGTCGACACGCTCGTCTCCCTCGCGAAGGACATGCGCCGCACGGACGCACAGAACGCCCGCCGCAAGGCGGCCCGCGCGGTCCCCAAGGCCACCATGATGATCACGACCTTCATGGTCCCGGCCACCATGATCCTGCTCGGCGCCGGCCTGATCCTCGGCTCCGGCACGGACTTCGGCTCGCTCACGGGCAAGTAG